Part of the Qipengyuania sp. SS22 genome, AACTTCTCTTCAACCCCAAAATAAATACAGGTTTGGAGGCAAATCTGCTGCATCAACTGAGGGGACCCGCAGGCTTCAACAGCGAGCAATTGAATCTCTGATTCATCAATTGCCATGTACAGTAGAGGAAAACCCTGAACGCCAATTTGACTCAAGTCATTTACGTCCCAAAAATTAGTGTCAATGTGCGTAGTCCGACCTCTAAGCTCGTGATTACTCCGGACAACATCATCCGAGCGATGTGGAACCGACGCTGTGCAAAACTTAATCCCCTGTCCTGATCCAGCGCGAATTTGCCTCGCAACTTCCGTTTGAACAGGACGGGTCATATAGTGAAAGTCGTCAATGAATATTACGGTGTCACTCCCTCCGATAAGCTTGGCAACTTGCGACAATCCAGATCGACCAAAAGAATTCGTTATACCTGATTTAATTTGCGTTTCGCGCTTCGCGACTTTTTTCGCGCCCACTCCGGTTCCTGGAACGATTTCAGAATTGATGCTTGCCTCGTGGGATTCACTGCGTGACTTAGCGACGGAATTTTCATCAGTGATCGTGTTCGGCTGATTGAGGGCATCAAGCGCTGCGCCCCAGAGGTCGGACGCTCCACCGAGCTCAGCGCCAGATACATAAATAATGTTCTCTTTTCCAATGACCCGTTCAGCCAGAACTGTCTTTCCGCTCTTGCTCGGTCCCGAAACGGATAGAACCGTATTTGGCGTACTCAACGCACGCCTGAAAGCATCCTCCAAATTATTGTCGCCCCGCTCAACGTAGGTGTACACGGGGAAATTATTCGGGGTGAAGACTTCTACTGCTCGCAACATTACGGCTCCTCGGGACGCCAACTTTCTAGGCGCAAACCTTGTTGCTGCCCTAATAAGGCTTGCCGCACAAATTTCTAGCAGAGAGAGGCCCGAAAACGCCTCTTCCCAATCGGGCACTAGAGCGTGCCATGCTGTTTTGATTGGCAAACTTTTCTTGTGACGATCAGCCCCATGGACGGAATGTGAGGGAAATGACGTGAGCATTTTCGCCGATTAGATAGGGCTTCCCCCTAGCATCGTCATCCGCGACGAGACGGCCACATTCTGGATTGTTACAACGGCCGGCTGAACGACCCCACAACAATTTGAGTGTTTTCTGCCTGAACGTCATAGATTCTTGCTCGAGCTACTCAGAATATATATCGAATGCGCTAGTCCACCCTTATTTCTAAATCATTGCCATCCCTCAATGTAAAGACCAACTTCATCTCACCATCTACGCCCAAAAGCTTCTTGAGGGTTGAAATTGATGGATCGGACTTGGCCTCGATTTTTGATATGTTCGATTGACTCGTCGCAAGACGAGCCGCTGCGTCTGCTTGGGATAGCCCCAAAGCATTCCTCAGTTCTTTGAAGCTAGCGCCCTGAAAACGAAAACTATCTCGATATTTGCTAAATCTTTTTTGATCGTCTCCTTCCCAATCAGGGCGCCAATCGACCGTCCCTTGGTCGAAGTTGGACTTAGTCATATTACTCCTTAATGCCGTCTACCGATCACTCACGACCAGGACGTTCTCCTTGGGCTGGCGAATGACGAACCGGCTCCATTCCATTTTTAACTTCATCCAGTAAGACAGCTCATCGAACCCGCCTCCGGTTGCCATCTTCGCGTCTTCAGCGACGCAGTTCGAAGCAGCGAGAACAACATCCACTCCCCATTCGCGCATTGCCTGTACGAACGCCGAGAAATAGATTTGTTCGTCTATACTCCATTTCGTAACCTTACGATGTAAACTCAGACTTAATTCAACTTGAAAATTCTCCGTCATAACAACTCCTAAAAGGCCATCTCGGCCTGCGACGTTTTGCAAAGTTGGTGGTCATCATTTCTTCCTTTAGGTTACTCCTAACCACTACCGGACCTCGTTAAAGACAGCTCCGTGGTGGAAATTCCAATATGGAATATTCTATTTTGGAATGCAACAGCTTTTTCGATCCGTCCACATCCACCAGTCGTGCCTACGGCGCACGACCCTGGAGTAGCTGCTCGTCCCTCCAGATGCGCAGCCACATCCTCGTCCGTTATGGAGGCCCATCTCGAGTCATGTCGGGCACAAGGGGCCAAGCCAGAAACCTTTTTCCTACTTCGCACAGATGTGCATTTTGGGGTGGGCCATGGACAACCCTCGTCCCACAGAACCCTTTGCGTCTTCGCCTCCCGGTGCACGCCACGACGGCGCGATGCTCTCCGATCGCGCGCCACCTAGATATTTCGCGCCGCTTCCACCCCCAGTCATCGCGAGCGTAGCGAAGCAATCCAGTCCAGCCCTCGCTGGATTGTCCTTTGGACAGCACGCTTCGCCGCGTCGCCTGCGGCTCCTCGCAATGACGGGTGAGAGATGACCGAACCCACCCGCAAGATCGCGCGCCAGGCCACCTCCGTCGTCGCGCATACCGCGCCCGAGCCCGAGGATGACGATCCGCTCCTCGCCTTCGCGCCCTTCCTCCACACGGCCCCGCGCCGCAATT contains:
- a CDS encoding helix-turn-helix domain-containing protein, whose protein sequence is MTKSNFDQGTVDWRPDWEGDDQKRFSKYRDSFRFQGASFKELRNALGLSQADAAARLATSQSNISKIEAKSDPSISTLKKLLGVDGEMKLVFTLRDGNDLEIRVD